The genomic window AGTATTTGTACAAAGAGAGAAGTTGCATAAGCACCAACTTCCATCCCGCTTAAATCTGCTTTGTACCACAAAGTGGGGCCACAAGAGCCAGGAGACAATTCCCTCTCTTGTTCAGAAAGGCTCAACATCAGCTCTGGCAGTCCCCCAGacaaagggagaaggacaaagaAAGCACACTAGAGAAAGGACGTGGCACAGATCAGTGTTCAGACCTGATAAAGCCCTCTGCTGCAGAGGTGCGAAAGTGAGATGAGAATCCAAGCCCTTGCAGCTGGTGACTTTTTGCTGTGGCCAAATTCATTTAGCTGTGCAGGCATGTGATTTGGGAGTGGTAACTCATGGCACTTCATGAGACAGTTTTCAACATCAGCATTATGAGATGATTGTAGTACAGCTTCCCAGTGGTGTTATGCACTGTAAGAGAGGGATGTTGTGCTGATGATTTGAGCTAATGaagtctcattttccttttcatctcaTGAACTATTTCTGTGACTGTCTGTCTGTAACTATTCCAAGACTATTTCTGTGGCTTTCTGAATGCTACACCTCAGCAGCTGTATCATGAGAGACCACTTGGAGTACACTGCTGTGGTTATATCAGTCCCACCTGCCTGTGGCTTGGTAACACCGTTTTCAAGGCCGGCAGATGGCAATGTTGTATTCATTTGCTCTCATGTATTACAATTTCATCTTAGTGTACATAGCACCAGTTGCATCAGTCAGTTTGATGTAGAACTTGTGCCAATCCTGGCCAGAAGATGTTTTGTTCTCCCTGGCTGATGTTTCTATCCCAGATGACAACCAGATGTAGAATAAAAAATGGGTATATGTGAGAGCCTTCCTCTCACCAGGAAGCTCTGTAAACCAGACAAGCAGAGGTGCTAAAGTCAAGGTCAGCTCAAGCACAGGCCAATAATAACATCCAGACATCAGAATTTCCTTGCATCTCAATTATAGCCTGAACATTTGGGGCTGCAACCCTACCAAGTAGCTAAAAAGCTTAGCCTCAGTTTAAAACATTTAACCTTGAAGtttgtaatatatatttttaaagcctgaGTGTCACATTTCCATCACCAGTTTCTAAGCAACATTCTTGaggaaaaatgtatattttaaaagtgaagatTCAAATGAGGCCAACCTATATCAAAAGCGCCTATTTTAGGAGCTTGATCTGACTAACCAGGCACTGCTCTTTTTATTACGGGTCACTGCTTTTGCAAGCCTCCCTGTACTGACTCCCTTTCCCGCTTACACAcagggggctgcagcacagttCCCCTGTTTACACTACTAGTTGTTATTTccccagctgctggctgggttATGACCTGAGTCAGATTACTAATAATAGCCTCTTTCCCTCTCAGGAAAGAGAGGAGCCAGCGGGGTTCAAGAAACGTGTCCCTTCTTGGAGCATCAACAATGTCTGGCTTCGTGGGATTCAGGCTCTGGTGCTCTCTACTCTAATAACCCCCCACCAGCATCAGCAGGGGAACCTACACCTGTTTATCTGGCTCCCAGCTTCCCAGCACTGTACAGAGCAGGCAATGCCAGTTTTCCTAAGCCCATTGCCTCCTTCCACCTCCCTTGTAAAGCAGTTTCTTCCACACTCCCTGAATAATTGCCTGGAAGtctatttaaaaggaaagtttttCCCATTTGCTCCTCTGGCTGTTCCTTTCTTGCTTCTGCCTTATTTCTCCAGGTTTTGTAGGACTGAGGAAGAATCCTTGTTCAGGAGGTAGTTTACTTTCCTCTTAGTTCTTCAGCAGATAAAATAGTGTAGTTGTGTGCACATCCCTTGACACATATGATATATTTAAGTCTCATACCTAAAACAGAGTATAGAAAGACTCACAGTACTTCATCCTTAAGCAGACCTTTCCCTTTGTGATCATAGCATTAACTTCCAGTTCCTTATTAAAAGCACTCTGGGGAATACAGGATTTTTACATTGCATTCCACCTTTCTCAAACTGCTCATTTCAGTTCAGTGGACtacagaattaatttctataAGTCTTCAGAGAGTTGTACTTTTCAGGGCTGGGTGCCATTTTGATCTCAGATTTTCCATGTAGATGTGTCCTGAGGGATTTAATTCCATCCTTTTGTGATTACTTCCAGTTCAGCCAAGAAGGTCTGATTTGATGACTAAGCCACAGACCACCACATTCTTGGGAAAATTATCCCAGGGGTTAACTGAGAtcataattaaaattttcaagTAATTGCAATTACTTCAAGTCTGCATTTAGCAAGATTTAATTCCTAATCATTGGTTatccttctgctttcctctgctggattaaaaagcaatttatttgcAGACATCTCTTTCCTCTGTATGCATGAGAAGATCATGTCCAATGTGTGGCTGTGCCTTCCACATAGTTATTTCCCCACCTCCCTTTCAATAGGATCATATCCATCCACCAGGTCACTTTTTGAACCCTTTGCAATCCTTTTGAAAAGCCTGATGTGTACGGCATAAACCACATTATTGATACTATGTACGACTTCCCAGCTTctcactgagctgctgccaggctttCTCCTTGCTGCAATATCACACCAAAAGCTTATTTCCAGTGCTTATATACCGTGACCTTCAAGTCTCTTACTGAATAGCAGCCTTCTAGGATATTGTTCTTTATCTTAAGCATgctttatgcatttattttttcttcttgctgcatGACCTTGAATTGgtcctttaaaatatatgttcaCTTTACCAGTAGTACCATGCTGGCCTGtataaattatttacttttatttactttctaaGAGATTCTAATGTCAAATATTTCCAGCAGTCATTTCAAGTTTATTCCTCACCTTGGATAAAGATACTGACAAACATTGGCCTTGAGAATAATCCCCATGGTTCCATGTCTTGTGTGCTAGTCCCTCTCTACAAGTGCCTTAAGATCTATCTTCTTCCTTGATCTGCCACCTTTTGATACTTTAAGGCAAATTCTGTAGCATGCTACTTCTTTAGTCAGAttgggaaagcaaagcaaattgGATAGAATAGACAGCAAAGCTAGTATGgaaatctgtttctttcctctgctgtcaTCATATACTGAGCGTGTTTTCCTTGGCATCATTAGACCTGTGCAGATGAGTGATGTTTTGCCTCTGTATGGTTTCAAATTATtacaaaacccaacaaaattgaagtaatttaatttttaaaattaatttacccCAAATTAAATACTTGGCTTCAGGTcaattctttttaaatctttgtgATAAAACTGGATGAAACATAGAAATAACAcccatatttttaattacagtttctttaaaatgtcacaatgaaacagtataatttttaaagacattttttccttgTCAAGATTAACAAATGAGCAGACCTGACACTaatttaagcagaaaatattaCCCACCCTTGCTCCACAGAACTCAGTTTTGTGATCCTTGTATGAGATACAGTCCCCTTACCTCCCGTTGGTTGTAGGATAGGATATTATATTCTGGAAGAGGCTGAGCATTTTTGCCCTCAAGTTAATGTGAGCACAGGCATTTAGCATCCTCCCCTACCTCCCAGGCAAACCACTAACCACAGAACCCAAACTGTGGACACATATCGGTGAAATCACTACTAATGTTTATCAGTGCATTAGAAGACTTAgagtaaaaatgaagaaaaaaagaaaagagagaaagaaaaggaaggttttttttctttgaaacattGATTTCAAGGGAAGCAGAAGGTGTACCTTCACTTTCAGCCAATATAACAAAGGTCAAATCCAGTGTGTTATCACAAAAATGTAACAGCATCTCTGTAAATAAGCAAAACCCTGGAAAACAGTAAAAGTAGTATTAAGGTCTTGGATATTTTCAGGTGTCAACCTATCAACTAAAATTAAGCAGTGTTTTACATTGAAGGTGCAGGGCGCACTCTGAAGCCAGTGTGAATCTGTTAAAGACCAGGTGTTGGCAGCACAGCCGTGCCAGTTTACGTCAGCTCAATAGAATGGTGTCGTTTACACCATAAAGGGAGAGCAAAAGACATGACCCTGTCTTTAGCCTTGTCTCGTTAGGTATTTTTGtaccttttatcttttttttttttcactgctagTGCACATTCATGGGAAATACATATGACCCTAATTTCAGTACAATAATAAACAAGCTGATCTCTTTAAAAACTACAAATTAACAAACAGCTATGCCCATATGATGTTTTGCAGGAAAGAATATACTGACACACACAAAGACTTGAAAGAGAAATTGGTTGGAAAGTGAAGAGAAGTTGGATTTCACTGAGGAACTCccagaaagcaataaaaaagaaggaaagggggaatAGGAGGTAGAAATTATGaggttaaaaaataatcattcttAAACACCAGAGCTGTTATTGATACTGATGGAGAAACGCACTTCTCACAGGACTATTTTTTGTCCAACTAGTGTCTGTTAAatgggaggaaagagaaagctgGGGTTGGAGAAcaccagggagctgggatgcGTGAAGGAAAGAGTTAAGGCTGGAGTCACCCTCTCTGAAGTGCTCTGTGATGCTGTGCAGTGTTTCAGCCCCCtgagccttcctcctcctccctccctgtgtcaGACTGGGGAGGAGGCGGGTTCTGCTGAGCTGTTAAATCCTGAGTGAAGTTTCCCCCATTTCCAGTGGCCACCGTTGTCTGAGGCGGGTtcggagcagggctggggttgcCCTGACATTTCTGGGACCACGGCcagccaagaagaaaaaaagacgAGTGTTTTACAATTTGCTTTTGTCAAAGTGTGGAGAAAGAGAAGcgtcctttctttttttttcagcatcacattcctgtgtttttcttcagcctggaaaatATATTAGTGCTGGTGCTTTCCTCTCTGGAAACAAAGAAGCTAAACGGGACTGAGGAAGCaaggagtgggaagggaagTATAAAACAGAGAGACTTGGAGCAGCCCGGAGTTCCCTTTCCTTAAATGAAATCCCTGCCTGTGTGGGTAACCGGCACAGCAAAAATCCAGACCTGCAGGTAAATGGAGAAGCAGAGATCACAAAGGAAATTTCCACTAACCTCATCCTGCTTGTCAAGAAGGTGAAGAAGAGAGTTAAAAGATACACAAGACAGGCTCTGGAACCTGTTGGGCTGTGCAAAGATAAAtcactaagcagcagcaaagctgtaTGGTctccttttaaaggaaaaagacgTGAAAcctcatctctggaagtgtAAGTTTCAAGTCAACTTCTTGGCTTTCTGCTCTAGGTACGGGAccctttctctgtgtgtctgcatgtgtgtgtagTGAGAGcatgagagagacagagagaaggatGCAGATCACAGTGTCCTTTTGGATAGACAATATCATGTTACAGAAGGATGATCTCATTTGTTCATAAAATTgtgtttttccaaaaataactgtaaaatcTACAAAGCCACTAGGGCAGGACTGAGGTGTAATCAGCACTTATAAATCACAAAAACCAGCCAGCCTACGCTTTTTGCAAGGTATCATCATACTGTTACCGcctaactttttctttttctcctccccctccttaTACAGATTGCACAATGAACTGGAGGCCAGCTCTCAGCTTagccctgctgtgggcagcatGGTTAGTGTGTGGCTCTGAGAAGACAGAGAGGTTGGCAGAGAGAGGGAGCCATGGAGTAAGGAAAGTGCCTCTGGCTTACAGGGCTTCAAGCAGTGTCCTAAGAAGGTCTGGAGCATCCCTGAGGAATTCAAGTCCAAATCCTCAACACCCTGTCTCCAAGAGGGATTCTTCCACACCTCCAAAACCACCTGCCAATCTCCTCCAAGGGGAAGCACGTTCCCAGGCCAGGGGCACGGGGACCAGAACGAGATGGGTACAGAGACTCACAGCTGCAGCCAAATACTCCAAGTCTGAGATGATTAAGGATGAAGGGATATCCTCTGCCTCACAGTCACGAGTGGTACGTTTCCCTTCAGGGTCAAGTTCCCCCAATGTCCTGGCCAGCTTTGCAGGGAAAAATCGGGTGTGGGTCATTTCTGCCCCCCATGCCTCTGAGGGCTACTACCGGCTCATGATGAGCCTGCTGAAAAATGATGTTTACTGTGAACTGGCCGAGAGGCACATCCAGCAGATTGTGTTGTTCCatgaagaaggggaagaaggggggAAAGTCAGAAGGATAACCAATGAAGGAAAAATCCTGGAACAGCCACTAGATCCTGCCCTCATCCCTAAGCTCATGAGCTTTCTGAaactggagaaagggaaatttGGCATGGTACTGTTGAAGAAAACTCTGCAGGTGGAGGAAAGGTATCCTTATCCAGTCAGGCTAGAGGCCATGTACGAAGTCATTGATCAGAACCCCATAAGAAAAATTGAGAAGATGAGGCAGAAGGGCTTCATCCAGACTTGCAAAGCAGCTGGAGTGGAGGGGCAAGTGGTTGAGGAAGGCAATAATGGAGGCAGCACCCAGCCTACCCCTGGTGGTGAACATGCCCAGGTGTCAGCAAGGAAGGAGGAGCCAAGGAAGAACAATAATCAGCCAATAAGGACCAAAACAGTGAGGAAACCAATGACAACCACAGTGGCCACTCCTCTGCCTACAGTAAGGACCACTActctccctcccaccaccaCAACTACTCGTGCCACCACCCGTGCAGTGACAACAGCAGGCCGGTCTACAACAACTACACCCCTCCCTACCACACAGAGGACCTGGACCACAAAGTCACATTCCACCACAGAGTACCACAGGCTGCCAGTAGCCCCTGATGCCACCACTCCACGAGTCACAGCCTCTGAGGACTTCTACTCTCCTGTGTGGAAAGCAAACCGCAGGGACCGTCAGCGTGGACAGTCGGAGAAACAACAGGCAGCCACACGGAAACCAAACAAAGCTGCCCGCTATGACAGTTTCACAGAAGTCCCAACAGCTCCCTCAGTGCACTATACAAAGGCAAATGTGGGTAGATTTAAAGATAACCGAACAGACAGAAAGGACTATAACCATAGGGACCTGAATGTCACACCAGGGCAACACAAACCAATTAAGACTAAACCACCAAAAAAGAAGGCCCAAGAAAAGATACTGAGTAATGAATATGAGGATAAATATGACCCGAGCAAGCCTGCTAGTTCCCATTTAGAGGAACAGTTTGCAGTGGGAAATATTCccccaaagaaaggaaaagaatcaaAGAAGCATGAGCGAATGGATAAACctgagaagaagaagaagaaggacaGACCTGACAAGCAGCAGAAGAGTGAAAAGCAGTCCAAGAAGGACAAAGCTGAGAAAAAGAGCAAGCAGGACAAAGACCGCAGCAAGAAGAATAAGAAGGGGAGCAGGACTGAAAATGAGGATTTTCCCAAGCCCAATAAGAAGCCTTTCCTACAGCCTCCCAGGAAATCAGCAACCAACCTCCTGGAATATTTTGAAGGCAAAAGGCGGCTCATCGTAAGTACCTTGTTCATCTGAATCTTATTACCTAAACGAAGTCACATCTCCCTCCTGGCAGGAATATGTGGAACTGTAAGTTTGCGGTGGTTTTATATTACTCTTTTTGGTGCTTTTGTTCAAGAGGTAAAATTTCTAGACCCAAACAACCGTATTCAACATGGAAGGTTTTGCAGACTCATATTGGAAATCTTATATGCAGCAGccaaaaattaaactaaaactTCTTCCCAGTCACCTCCGTGAGCCCCCATATAGCCATCAGTTTATCTTGTTTCCAGTGGATATGTAGGTGTCAGGATCTGTATCAGTATGATCAGTAAAATGAGGTTCCAGTGTGGATTACACCCATTCACCACTTTAGGGAACTTGCCAATGTTACCACATTTCAATGCTCAGCATGTCCTGCCAGCTGGCACACCTGCTTCATATTGGTGCTGGTGTCCTAAAACTGGAAGCAAGCCAGGTGTTTTGGCAATACTAGTGCGTGTCTGACTGAAGATACGCACAAAGGCTTGTGATCAGATGCCCTGAGGGATGGGGAATTTGGGATTAAGATCTAATGGGAATTTGGCATTCAGATCTCCTAGACATCTTCAGAGGTCCTgtgcaaaatttattttggtttggttttgttctcctgctgtttttaTTAAACTATAACACTATAATAAGTTTTCATGTCTGAGAACTTCAGCGTGATCTGGAGTTACTTGTCCCTGGGTTTAATAGTGCTGTATGTTTTTCCAACTACTTATCATAAAAACCACTTCACCTGGGACAGGAAACAGTTCTAGTtgtaatagaaatgttttttctggcAGATGGGACATATTCTGAAGGGTACACTTTgaaaaacagttctttaaaaatattattgagGGAGCTGATTTTTTGCAATTATTCTACTGCAAGCTGGCCTGTTTCACAGTTATTGTCTGATAGTCAGTGTCAAAACACACCTTTGACTTTCATGCTCTATATTCCAATACAAATAGCTAAGATGCCAAGCTAAGATGCCAAGTTAAGATTCCAACCACTGGAATTTAATTAATCATTCTGCTGATGATTCATGGACCTGAACAGAAGGCAactttcttctcctcccctccattCTTCCAGCTGTAGGGCTAGCATTGGAAGTGGAAAAAAGccatatatttgaaaaatctgaaCTTGATTGAATTTTGCAAATAATATCTCTTAGTTACTTGTTAACTAATATTTAGCCAAATCAAAAGCTCGAGAGAGAAATTATGCAAAAGTTGGGATCTTTGACATTTGGTCTCAATGTTGTGACTTTCAAGAATATGTGTAGCATCaggacaaataaaaacaaacttggaaaaaaagagtcaaaagCAGAGCTCACAGATGTCAGGCTGCTAATTCATTACACCACCACAGTCCTGGCAACTTAAAGGGTTGTCTGAAATTTGAACCTTCTGATACTAGGCCACTTCTCAGCTGGATCTCCAAGCAAAAAGTTGCACAATCTCAGGCTGTCAGGCCAAAACTCACTGAAGACATATGACTATGCCACGCTGAACTTCACTTTTCCAGAACCTAAAATCATCCTCAGCCTTGGAGAATAGGTTTGATTTGGTTATTAGTAAAAGCAGTGGCTGAATTCTACTATCTCTTTGCCATGAATGGAACACGTGGAAAAAAGAGAACTTCTCAAGATTCTTTGAACCCACACATATGCCTTTTTGCATCCCTTCCTATCAAACTGCTCTGTTCCATTAGGGTCAGTCCCTCCAGTTAGATGAACTCTATCATTCATGAGTCTTTAAAACCTCCCCTGGAGACTTAAGCCACACTGCTGCAGAAGTGTCTCTAtgcaattttttccctcttgcttttGCATCTTTCAGATGCCTTAATAGACTGGTTCCCAAAGACATTGCTTCAGTCCTTTTCCAAAGGTCTTTTGAGAGAGACATGGGTTTTTAAGTTCTAGATCATTAAGGATTTAAGATTTCAGCATGAATTTCAAACACCCAGATTTTTGAAAGCTATTCTGGGTTAAGTTCAAGTAATGACAAATATAGGTCCCAGgtgcagaaagtaaaaaaaaaaaaaaggtatcaaTTTTGAGTCCTGTAGCCCCATCTCTCTATAG from Chiroxiphia lanceolata isolate bChiLan1 chromosome 2, bChiLan1.pri, whole genome shotgun sequence includes these protein-coding regions:
- the CCDC80 gene encoding coiled-coil domain-containing protein 80; the protein is MNWRPALSLALLWAAWLVCGSEKTERLAERGSHGVRKVPLAYRASSSVLRRSGASLRNSSPNPQHPVSKRDSSTPPKPPANLLQGEARSQARGTGTRTRWVQRLTAAAKYSKSEMIKDEGISSASQSRVVRFPSGSSSPNVLASFAGKNRVWVISAPHASEGYYRLMMSLLKNDVYCELAERHIQQIVLFHEEGEEGGKVRRITNEGKILEQPLDPALIPKLMSFLKLEKGKFGMVLLKKTLQVEERYPYPVRLEAMYEVIDQNPIRKIEKMRQKGFIQTCKAAGVEGQVVEEGNNGGSTQPTPGGEHAQVSARKEEPRKNNNQPIRTKTVRKPMTTTVATPLPTVRTTTLPPTTTTTRATTRAVTTAGRSTTTTPLPTTQRTWTTKSHSTTEYHRLPVAPDATTPRVTASEDFYSPVWKANRRDRQRGQSEKQQAATRKPNKAARYDSFTEVPTAPSVHYTKANVGRFKDNRTDRKDYNHRDLNVTPGQHKPIKTKPPKKKAQEKILSNEYEDKYDPSKPASSHLEEQFAVGNIPPKKGKESKKHERMDKPEKKKKKDRPDKQQKSEKQSKKDKAEKKSKQDKDRSKKNKKGSRTENEDFPKPNKKPFLQPPRKSATNLLEYFEGKRRLILITTPKADNTMYVQQRDEYLESFCKMATRKISVITIFGTMNNSSMKIDHFQLDNEKPMKVIEDEDLVDQQLISELRKEYGMTYNDFFMVLTDIDMKVKQYYEVPIAMKSVFDLIDTFQSRIKDMERQKKEGIVCKEDKKQSLESFLSRFRWRRRLVVISAPSDEDWAYSQQLAALSGQACNFGLRHITILKLLGLGEDIGGVLELYPINGSSTVDREDIPANLVKDIRNYFQISPEYFSMLLVGKDGNVKSWYPSPMWSMAIVYDLIDSMQLRRQEMTIQQSLGMQCPDDEYGGYGYHSYHQGYQEGYQDDYRHHGSYHHGYPY